The genomic DNA TCCGTAGCATTCTCTTCTGCATCTTCAACGACTTCATGAAGAGTGGAACTTGCTGGAAATTGCAACTCACTAATGAGCTTATCGTACTCAGGACTTGAAAGGAAATTATCAACAGAAATATGATAAGCGTTTGGTACTTTGTTTTTTGCTCTAGGAGTTAGCTCCTCCTGTGTAATGACAATTTGAGCGTCCGCTGGAAGATTACTAATAGCCATATTGGTAACCCCGATATCCATTCCCGCTTCTTTTACTTTTTTACGTAACAACGATGCTCCCATTGCGCTTGAACCCATTCCTGCATCACATGCAAAGATAATCTTTGTAACATTGTCAGGAAGTGCTCCTTGATCTGTAAGTACATTTGATACAGAGCTTTTCTTCCCTTTCATTTCTTGCATTTTTTGAGCGGCTGCTTCAAGGTCATCTCCACCCTGTTTCCCCGTTTTCAAAATAAAAGAAGAAACAATAAATGAAACAGCTGCAGCCACGATTACACCAGCAAAGTTTGCCATATATGCACTTGCATGATGTGGGGTAACCGCAGTAATCGCAAGAATACTACCTGGTGATGATGGAGCAAATAATCCACCACCTAATAGAACCAATGTAAATACTCCACTCATTCCACCTAGGATGACAGCAAAAAATAACATAGGGCGCATTAAGATATATGGGAAATAAATCTCATGAATTCCACCGAAAAAGTGAATGATTCCTGCACCGGGTGCTGATTTCTTTGCCGTTCCTTTTCCAAAAAACATATACGCTAGTAGAACACCGATCCCAGGACCTGGGTTTGCTTCAAGAAGGAACAAAATAGATTGTCCCGTTTGTTTCACCTGTTCCACACCAATTGGTGATAGAACTCCGTGATTAATCGCATTATTTAAGAACAATACTTTTGCTGGTTCAATTAGAATACTAGTTAATGGAAGCAGTCCTGTTCCAACCAACCAGTCAACTCCTGATACAAGCCATCCGGTAAACACATCGACTGCAGGTCCAACGCCTAAAAATGCTAGAATGGCAAGGATCGCTCCTAGAATACCCGCAGAAAAATTGTTTACAAGCATTTCAAAACCAGCTTTAACTTTCCCTTCAATTAACTGGTCAAATTTCTTAATGACAAAGCCGCCTAACGGACCAATGATCATCGCACCAAGAAACATTGGTATGTCTGCTCCTGCAATCACACCCATCGTTGCAATTGCACCAACAACTGCTCCACGTTCTTGATGAACAAGTTTTCCACCTGTATATCCAATTAAAATAGGTAGTAAATAGGTAACCATTGGGGTAACCATTTTGGCAAGGTTTTCATTTGGAAAAAAACCTGTAGGAATAAATAGAGCTGTAATAAGCCCCCAAGCAATAAATGCTGAAATATTTGGCATGACCATAGAACTTAGGAAATTACCAAATTTTTGTACAGCCACTTTTATATTTGATTGTGTCATGTTCGATCTCCTGTCTAAAATTTGTACCTTCACATGTTATCCTACATAGTTAACACTATCAACAAAGTGAAAAACCAACTTTGTCGTTCATAAAGAGACAAAAGTATTTTTTCTCAAAAAAGAATTAATATTCTTTGTTGTCATTAAGAGGGATTTTCTATTTGATAGATTAAGTATTTATACAAAATAAAAGTTTTTTCCGTATTAAAAAACCCTTGCATGATTGCAAGGGTCTATGACTTCAACTCTATTTATGCTTTTACCGCTAATTCAACTACACGACGTGCAGATGCTTTTACTTCTTCTAAACCAGCAGCAATGATTTCTTGTGCTTTATCTGGCATAGCATTATGTCCTTCAATAACCACTTCATCAATGATTTGCATTCCGAACACTCCACCGAAAACATTACGCATATAGTTCACAGCCATTTCCATCGGTGCTGCTTCAGGCGCTGAATAAACTCCTCCTCGTGCATTTAAGAAAATTGCTTTCTTTTCTGGCATTAAGCTTACTAGGTTTCCAGATGCATCATATTTAAATGCAAAACCAGCTGCGTATACATAATCAATAAATGTTTGCAATTTAGCAGGGATCGTTAAATTCCATAATGGAAATGCAAATACAACCACATCTGCGCTTGAAAGTACATCCATTGCTTTTTGTTTCGCAGCTAACAAACGTGATTCAATGTCAGTTAGTTCTCCACCATTTTGTACCTTACCAAATGCATCAAAAAGTTCCTGTCCAAAATATGGTGTATCCTCTTCAAACACATCATATGTAGTAACGTTTACGTCTTTCCCTTCTAATTCGGCCATAAACGTTTCATACATCTTACTAGAAATCGCCTCAGAAGCAGGGCGGTTATTTGCTTTTACTACTAAAACATTCATTGATATTCTCTCCTCTATTTCCTTCTTTGTTAGGCTAGCTACACTAACTACCTAACTATAATTATTATAATCAGAGTCAAATGATTGTTAAGTACGCACTTAAAAGTGGTATAGTATCAAAATGTATACTATTGCTTTAGCGCTCACCTTCACATAGCCAGTTAATTTTTACCTAAAGGAGGAATTGAGATTGGAAATAAAGCCTGAGTTATGTCGTGTCGACGATGCTTTAGGAATTTTAACGGGGAAATGGAAACCCATTATCTTATTACATCTTCTAACAAAAGGAACTCAACGATTTAGTGAGTTAAAGAGAAATATGCCTGGAATCACCCAGAAGATGCTAACAAATCAGTTACGTGATTTAGAAGAGGAAGACATCGTACAACGTGTCGTTTATCCACAAGTCCCCCAAAGGTGGAGTACTCGATGACGGACTACGGGAAAAGCTTAGAGCCCATATTGAGAGCTATGCATGATTGGGGCGTGAAACACAGTGTGCATAAGAAACAAAAAATGGTTAGTGAATAAATATAACGAGCTGCCACTATAGGTAGCTCTGCTTTTTCTAATCACTAAGCATGTGATTGTCTATCTCGATAATGCCCTGGTGTCATTCCCACATGTCTTTTAAATAACTCCGAGAAGTGGCGATAATTATAATAACCTACTTTTTCACTAACTTCGTTTACCTTCGCTCCGTTCATTAGCAATTTCTTTGCATGTTCAATTCTCAATTTTGTGACATACTTTATGTATGACTCGCCCATTTGTTCCTTAAATAACACACTAAAATAGGTGCTACTCATATTTGAATGATCAGAAACTTCTTGGAGACTAAGCTCTTTATCGTAATTGGATTGAATAAAACGAAGTGCACTCTCAATAGCGATATGTTTAGGCTCGACCTGATTATTCTTCACGCATTGAAAAATTTGTTCCATTTGCTGTTGAAACCAATAACATAAATCGATCGTGGAGTGTAGGTTGGCAACTTCCATATGCGGCAAATATCCTTTATTCCAAAGACTTTCTTTAGCCACTTCCATACTTAGGTAAATAAGTCTAAGCATTTTTCCTTTTACTACTTCAGGATCTAATTTCTGTTCTATCATCGAACAATTAAATTCCTCTATTTTTTGAAAAAAAGTCTCACGTTCAAGCATGCGGAGACTACGTAGAAGTGATTGTTTTCTTTGTGTAAGTTCCTTTTCCGTTAATACCTTACACTCAAGTTCGAAAGCGGATGCCTTAACCATTACATTTTTCAACTCCTTATCCATAGAATTTTACAGAGATTGAATAGAAACGGGTTAAATCGATTTCTGGAATAGTCAAAATCATTTTGGAGGATAACTACTAGATGTTTATTAAAGAAGAACAGTAGGAGATAGATTTCATTTTTCTATACTTTTATTTTACTAAGTTTTTCAAGATTCTGAAAACGCTATCTTTTTGGTTGATGTCTGCTTTTTTTAGGACGAAACCAAAAAAGAGACCACAACCGTCTAATCGACAGGCTGTGATCCCTTCTTGTGATTTATTTCTTATTGGGTTTACCACCTTCAAAAGATAAACGATCGATTCGAAGATCTGGTGAATGGAACACGACATATACTGTGTTTGGCCCCTTCGGCAATTTTCCTTCTAGATCAACAGTCACATCTGTGTAGCCCAACTCATTTACAGGAACCCCTGCATTCTCGATGGTGTATGAGTTCTTTCCTGTTTTCGGTACTTCAAATTCTGCAAAAGGTTCGCTAGTAACAGATCCCGAGTGCAAAGTGATTTTTCCTCCTGTCACATCGGAAGCAACACTAGCGGTTACTTGTTTTGAACCTGTTAATACTACTTTTGGTAGAGCTACCCATGAACCATTTTGTTTCGATCGAACGGCATGATATTCTCCAACAACCTTTTCTGCCTTTAAACTTTCAGCTGTTCTTGCTTTGGAGACTTCATGATAAACAACTTCATTTGATGCAAAGGAGTGGTCGAACACATTAAAAGGCTTATTGGTTGGCAAAGCCGCAAGTGACTCTCCATCAATGGCAATTGTACTTTCTGCTTTCACATCTTCAGAAGAAGATCCCATCATCAATACATAGTTTCCTTCCTCTACAAGGAAATCCCCTGCATTTACATCCCAAACGGCTAAGTCCTTTGGATCGACCTTGAGTGTAACCTTCTTTGTCTCACCAGCTTGCAAAGATACTTTCTCAAAAGCTACGAGTTGCTTTTGAGGAGCATATTCCCCGTAAGCAGATTTATTATTTTTGGCATACAGCTGAACAACCTCAGAAGTATTCACTTTACCTTCATTTTTCACCTGTACGGATACTTCAAAAGAAGACTGATCGCTAGCCTTTTTTGGCGCTTTAAAGCCACTATACGTAAAGTTACTATATGATAATCCGTAACCAAATGGGTATGTGACTGGAGCTTTTGTGTACATATAGGTTAATTCTTGTTCAATCGGATCGGCATTTGTCATATCTAGTGTAAATCTTGGATCAATATCCTCCATTGTTATGCTTGTATTTCCTTCTGGAATGGAATACTTACTGATTTCTGGGAAGCTAGACATATCTGCATACCATGTAGAAGAAAGACGACCTGTTGGAGCATAGTCCCCGTATAGTACTTGAGCCAATGCATGTGAATCATACTGACCTCCATATGGTTGATAAACAATGGCTGATACGTTCGGGTTATTTTGAATAGGTTCCATTCCGACTGGGAAGCTAGACTTAACAACAACAACCGTCTTTTTCCCTTCCGCAGCAAAAGCAGCCGACACTTTCTCAACCAACTCGTAATCCGCATCTCCCATATTTAAGTCAGAGCGGTCATTTCCTTCTCCCGCACTATGGCGTGGAATGGCACCTACAAACACAACAGCATAGTCATCCGTTTTCGCACGATTGACCGCTTCGGCTCCTACCTCTTTTACCACTGTTTGTTCAAACTTCACATCATCATTTCGATTAGTTACATTTTCAGCGTTTCCAATGGTTGATGATGCAGTTTTTAATTTTCCATCAGAGTCTGTTGTAATCACTCTTCCATTTGAATAATACCAGTTGGTGAAATCACCTGAGAATCCTGTTCTGTATCCACTTGCCACAAGGGATACGGTCTGATCTGCATTTTCCTCCACTCGGATGGTTGGTGGAATCGCACTTGTATTTCCTAACATTTGGGCAAGATCCCAGTCATTATTGGTTAAGTTTAATGCCGTTGCATTTGTATTTTCAACAGATGCATTAGCAGCTGTAGGTGACGTTAACCATTTTCCGTTTAATACCGAACGTAGGCTATACCCTTTTTGGCCCCAATCATACACTTCAAATAATTGAGCAGGGTTATTCCTATCTAATGGTTCAGTTGTAGTTACAAGCTGAGAGCCCTTTGTTACATCAGCTGCACTCTCGTCGGCTGTAACTGTCTGTCCGTTAAGCTTTGATTTTAATGACACTACTTCTACCGCTGGGTCGTATGAAACATTATTGGAACCATTCGCCTTGATAATGGCTAATAGTGGTGAGATTCCAGAGTTGTCAATGTTTGGTGTTGTTCTTGCTGAGTAGGTGGTTTTAAACCTTGAATCTGCATACACTCCTGAAACGGACGCCTTCTTGTTTTTCTCTAATGGCAATGCCCCATCATTCTTTAGAAGGACGATACTTTCCTGAGCAGCCCTTAATGCAATTTCTTGATGTTCAGGAACACTATATGTACCTAGTTCTTCCCTTACATCTTTCGCCTCTTCGGCAAACGGATAGTTCTTCGGAATTCCGTTTTCATCAACTTCATTAAAAATACCCACACGTACCATTTGATTCACATGCGGACGAGCTGCATCGATTAAATCCTCTTTTGTCACACCGTATTTCCCTTTTTCAACTGCGTCAACTACAGCGGCCACATCGTCTAATGCATTTTGAGGATTTGGTCCAGGACGTCCGGCATTCGCATCAGCTAAAATCATTAAGATGGTTGCAGCTGTTCGATCTGTTGCATATTGAGTGTCATAACCATTTCCTTGCGCATTTGCTCCAAAAACGTGGGCATCTCCATTAAAATCTGGAGAGCTGTAAACACCGTATTTAGAATGATTATTAGCATGAATTTGATAAGGTGAAAGGATATTCGGAATTCCATTCGTACGTCCAAATGACGTCATGACCCCTGCAACAGAACCAGAGCTTAATGCTTTCAAAGGACTTTTCGTCTGATATTCGAAAATAGATCTAGCACCAGCACTATTATTAGCCGTTTGACGGAACCACTGTGCATTATATACGGAGTAATGCTTCGTCCCAACAGCTGCACGCATCCAAAATCCATCTTCACTCTTTTCTTGATCTGTTCCACTCAGACCTGCTGCCATATTATCGATCATCGTAGAAGCCATGTGAACATCTTCAGAAAACCCTTCATCAAAACGACCACTTAACGGATGTATACGCATATCGCTCACAACCGTAAAGGCAACAGTCGCAGAAGGATCTGTTCCACCGTGAATATTTGACTCCCCTTGCTTCACTTTTAAGGTACTAATTTTTTCACTTCCTACTACTTTACCAATATCCGTAAGAAGTTCTTTGTTCCAGGTTTGTCCCATTCCTACTAATGCAGGGAAATCAGTTGATACCCCCTGAACATTATCTGCAGCTGATAGAGCACCAGGAATCACCTTGCCTTTATTGGCTCCACCCTGTAAGGTGTAATGGTTTCTTGAACCAGTTGCATAAACGGCCGGTCCTTCTAGACCAGTGTATTCAAAATAAGCATCAACATATTCTTCTAGGTGGTCTGGAACTCCGTCAAACAGCGGCATCCCATCAAATACCCCACCCACTTGATGTTTAAATACGATTTTCTCTTCTGCTTGTTTTTCTGGAGCTTTAAACCCAACCATACTCGCGGTTAACGAAGTAATAAGCAATACGGACAGCGACTTTCTCCCAATTCTGGAAAGACGGGTTTTTTTCAACACAGCACATCCTCTCAGATATTTTTAAGCGCTTTCATACTTGGAGGGACCGGTCTCCTATAAAAATAGTTTAATCTCTATCTACCATTCAACGATAGTGAGTGATTTTTACAATTGTGTACACATTTTTAAGACAGAGTAAAGTGGATTCATTTTATTTATCATCCTTGATAGGTTTTTCCTAATTTTTACTATGTTAGATGAACAGTATACTTAAAGTATGTCTTAGACCACAGTGATGTTTTTTTAGATCGAGGTGATTGGGTTGGTTTTAAGAATTGTATTTATCATTACATTAGGATTTCAGACCGTTATTAATATGACGAGACCTGTCATCACGTTATATGCCTCAGAGCTTGGAGCATCTCCTCTTGAAATAGGGATCCTTACGTCAGCCTTTGCCTTGTTTCCACTCCTATTTGCGATTCAAGCTGGTAAACTAGCGGATAAACTCGGAGATCGCATTCCTGTTTTTATCGGATTATTTTCCATTATTGTGGGAATGGCTATTCCGCTTACTTTTCCAAGCATGTGGGCCTTGTTTGTGAGCCAGTTTTTTGTAGGAATCGGAAGTGTATTTATCCCTGTTTCCTTACAGAATGTGCTTGGAAATAGTGCAACAAAGGAGAATCGGGACCACTACTTTAGTATGCTTGGCATGGCAGTAGCAACTGGTGCATTAATTGGGCCTATTATCGGGGGATTTGTTACAGAGCATATATCTTATTCGTTTTCTTTTCTGCTTTCCATAATTATTGGGCTCGTCCCAGTGATTTTCACTTTTTTCCTGCCAGTCATGAAAAGGCAAGGTTCTGCTAATCATTATGGAATGCTATCTTCTATCAAGCTATTACAAAATCCATTATTACAAAAAGCCTTATTTTCAAGTGCGCTAGTATTGTACTCAAGAGATATTTTTGTTGCGTATTTTCCTTTGTATGCGAAAAGCTTCCATATGTCTGACTCGACCATCGGAATCATTATAGCTGTCCAAGGATTAGCGATGATTGTTGTACGGGTGTTTCTACCAAAATTAATTGAAGGAATGGGTAGGGACAGGGTTCTTCTTACTTCTATCATTGTTGCTGGAACCTCCTTCCTACTAATGCCTTTTTCAGAGAATGTGATTTTCATGGGTATTTTGAGCTCCCTTATGGGATTGGGGTTGGGTTGTGGTCAACCACTCTCCATGACGACGACGTATAATGCATCCCCTAAATCAAGGACCGGAGAAGTTCTCGGGCTACGATTAACAACGAATCGCTTATCACAGCTGATTGCTCCTCTATTATTTGGAGTGATTGGTGCCTCGGCTGGTATCATGTCTGTGTTTTTGGTTAGTGGGGTTTTCTTAGTTTCGGGGACATTTTGGATACGACAGGAGAAGGTAAAGCTTTCAGAGGTAAAAGAAAATTAAACAGATAAAGCAGACACTGTATTGTTAAAGAGTTCCGTTTTGAAGTGCTTTTCTTAAAATACGTACGAAATGACAGAATGGTATCTAATATTTACGAGGCAGATCATAATTGGTGAGTTTCTTTATTATGAATACAAAAACAAAATTTATTTAAAACCTCACTTACCTGTGATACGGTTCACCCTAATGCATCAAAATGAGGTTTTTCGTGGATTTTTAGATTAAACTCACACCTTTATAAAGTAAGATGTTTTGTCCTTAATCGTGTAACTAGCAAAAGTAAAACTAAGCGGAGAATTTCCGGTTAGTTGCAGAATGGAGCCTTGTTTTGGGGTAAATAAGGGGAGTTTTTCCGCTAAAGCAAAGCAAAATCTCCTATTTTCGTATTTTTCGAGCCAATAGGCGGAATCTCTCCGTCTATTTAAGCCTTTTTTAAAAAGAATTTCTAATTAAGCGGAATTTCTCCGTCTATTGATCAGCTCGAATTCTTAATCTGATCCCCAACCGATAAGTGCGGGACCCTCTTGAACCTAGATGTGGAAAACAGCAACTTTTTATCGACCGCTTATCAAGATCAATAAAATCGGTACTCAAAACGGTACTGCAAATGACATAAGTTTTGATCCTCTTTTTAATTGTACAATACTTATTGTCTGGCTTAATAATGAGTCAATTGCTAGGTCAATTGTAGAAACGCTAATAAATATAAGAAAGACGTATCCCAATTCTTGTTTATTTTAATTAGAAAGTACCCGAAAACGGAACCCTTTACTGTATTGTGCTCTGCTTATTTTCATTTACTTGAAACTCAAAAAGAAATTCCCCATATTATCTTAGTTTTCGGTAAAAATAAGACGATGACTCTGTCGATTAAAAGTGAACGTTGTCGTATGGCCATTTTCAGTAGTTTTTGCCTTGAAAAATTACTAGTAATACTAAAATAATCCTTTTTAAAATCTCTGAAAATTCACACTTTAATTGGTAAAATCGTTTACGGAAGCGTTACCAAAAATGATTTAGCGCCATTTTATGGGGGGGATAAAAGATGTTAAAAAAGATGAAGAAACGAAGAAGACAATTAACTTCCATTGCACTAGCAACAGGTATTGCTTTATCCGGATTAAGTTTTCAAACAGCGTATTTGCTGCAGAGCAAGGAGCTCCGAAGACGGAACAAATAAACCAAAACGAGGTGCCACAATTAGTAGACAAAGCCTCCATTGATGCTGTTATCGCGGCTATGACCGTAGAGGAAAAAGCTAAACTTGTCGTAGGGGTGGGCATGCCTGGAATGACAATACCGAAACTTCCGGTTCAAGGTGCGGTTGGAGGAACGCCTGCGATTGAAAGATTAGGAATTCCTGCCATGTATTATGCGGATGGACCGGCTGGATTGAGAATTAGTCCAACACGTCCTGGAGAGTCAAAAACGTATTATACCACTGCTTTTCCAATTGCTACCTCGTTAGCATCCACCTGGGATACGAATGTGGTAAATAAGGTTGGCCAAGCGCAAGGGAATGAAGTAAAGGAATATGGTGTCGATGTATTGCTAGCACCTGCTCTAAACCTTCACCGTAACATATTAACTGGAAGAAACTTCGAATATTTTTCTGAAGATCCGTTGATTTCAGGTAAGATGACTGCTGCTTTGGTAAATGGGGTCCAATCAAATGGAGTAGGTGCTACCATCAAGCACTTTGCAGCCAATAATCAGGAAACCAATCGTTTTACCATTGATACAATCGTCTCAGAAAGAGCTTTAAGAGAGTTATATTTGAAAGGCTTTGAGATTGCTGTAAAGGAATCTCATCCGAAGGCTGTTATGAGTTCCTATAATCTGATAAATGGTACACCGGCTTCACAGAACGAAGAATTGCTGACAACTGTCTTAAGAGGAGACTGGGGCTACGATGGCTATGTGATGACTGACTGGTTTGCTGGAACTGATCCTGTTGCCCAAATGAGAGCAGGAAATGATCAAATTATGCCTGGTTTCCCTCAAAGCTCCGAACAAATTGCTAATGCTGTAAAAGACGGAAGCTTAGACGAAAAGCTATTGGATCGAAATGTGAAGAACATCTTAAACTTCGTCGTCGAATCTCCTAGTTTTAAAAACTATAACCATTCTGACAATCCAGACCTGCAAGCACATGCTAAAGTGGCTCGTCAGGCGGCAGCAGATGGAATGGTTTTATTAAAGAATGATCAAAAGGCACTTCCACTTAAGAAAGAAAACAAAGTGGCGCTATTTGGTACCGCACAGATTGAAACGGTGAAAGGTGGAACGGGTAGTGGAGATGTAAACGCAGCCTATACCGTGTCTATTGTAGACGGATTAAAGCATGCAGGATATTCACTCCATGAAGACCTTGTGAATCAATATAGCAACTACATTAGTGAGTTAAGACAAATGGAACAATACAAAATTAAGCCGAGCCCATGGGGTGAGGACTTTGGAAAAGAAATACCTGTCATTCCTGAGATGGTGTTAGATACAAACCAGATTGAAACAATCGAGGGTGAATCCGATATTGGTGTCATTGTGATTGGAAGAAATTCTGGTGAAGGTGTGGATCGTCAAAATGTAAAAGGTGATTACCTTCTAACAGATACGGAAAAAGCGATGATTCAAAACGTATCCAAAGCCTATCATGATGCTGGAAAGAAAGTGGCGGTTGTTCTGAATATCGGTGGACCTGTCGAAGTAGCAAGTTGGAGAGATCAAGTAGATTCCATCCTTCTAGCATGGCAACCAGGACAGGAAGCAGGAGATGCGGTAGCCGATGTATTATCTGGAGCAGTGAATCCTTCAGGAAAGCTAGCAACCACCTTCCCTGTGAAATATGAGGATGTTCCTTCTTCTGAAAACTTCCCTGGAACACCAGCAGAGAACCCTACTCAGGTTGTGTATGAAGAAGACATTTATGTTGGTTATCGCTATTACTCAACCTTTGATGTCAAACCTGCCTATGAATTTGGATATGGGTTGTCTTATACAAACTTTGATTACAGTAATATTCGAGTGAATCAGGGAGGTAAATTCAAAGATCAAATTACCGTATTTGCTAATATAAAGAATACAGGGAAAGTCTCTGGTAAAGAAGCGGTTCAAGTGTATGTCTCTGCCCCGGATGGTAAGCTAGAAAAACCTGAAATTGAATTAAAGGCATTCGGAAAAACAAAAGAATTAAAGCCAAATCAAACTGAACTATTAAAGTTTAATTTGAATGCGAAGGACCTCGCTTCCTTTGATGAAGAGAAAAATCAATGGATCGTAGAAAAAGGCGTTTACACAGTGAAGGTCGGTGCTTCTTCAGAGAATATTAAAGGGACAGCAACATTCAAAGTCGATAAAGATATTATTGTAGAAGAAGTGAGTAATTCGTTAGTGCCAGAGGTTGAAATTGATAGACTAAGTAAAAAGTAAGGGACAAACGCCAATATCGAATCAGGATATTGGCGTTTTTTATTGGTCCTGACATAAGAAGAG from Robertmurraya sp. FSL R5-0851 includes the following:
- a CDS encoding MFS transporter; the protein is MVLRIVFIITLGFQTVINMTRPVITLYASELGASPLEIGILTSAFALFPLLFAIQAGKLADKLGDRIPVFIGLFSIIVGMAIPLTFPSMWALFVSQFFVGIGSVFIPVSLQNVLGNSATKENRDHYFSMLGMAVATGALIGPIIGGFVTEHISYSFSFLLSIIIGLVPVIFTFFLPVMKRQGSANHYGMLSSIKLLQNPLLQKALFSSALVLYSRDIFVAYFPLYAKSFHMSDSTIGIIIAVQGLAMIVVRVFLPKLIEGMGRDRVLLTSIIVAGTSFLLMPFSENVIFMGILSSLMGLGLGCGQPLSMTTTYNASPKSRTGEVLGLRLTTNRLSQLIAPLLFGVIGASAGIMSVFLVSGVFLVSGTFWIRQEKVKLSEVKEN
- a CDS encoding beta-glucosidase, which codes for MTIPKLPVQGAVGGTPAIERLGIPAMYYADGPAGLRISPTRPGESKTYYTTAFPIATSLASTWDTNVVNKVGQAQGNEVKEYGVDVLLAPALNLHRNILTGRNFEYFSEDPLISGKMTAALVNGVQSNGVGATIKHFAANNQETNRFTIDTIVSERALRELYLKGFEIAVKESHPKAVMSSYNLINGTPASQNEELLTTVLRGDWGYDGYVMTDWFAGTDPVAQMRAGNDQIMPGFPQSSEQIANAVKDGSLDEKLLDRNVKNILNFVVESPSFKNYNHSDNPDLQAHAKVARQAAADGMVLLKNDQKALPLKKENKVALFGTAQIETVKGGTGSGDVNAAYTVSIVDGLKHAGYSLHEDLVNQYSNYISELRQMEQYKIKPSPWGEDFGKEIPVIPEMVLDTNQIETIEGESDIGVIVIGRNSGEGVDRQNVKGDYLLTDTEKAMIQNVSKAYHDAGKKVAVVLNIGGPVEVASWRDQVDSILLAWQPGQEAGDAVADVLSGAVNPSGKLATTFPVKYEDVPSSENFPGTPAENPTQVVYEEDIYVGYRYYSTFDVKPAYEFGYGLSYTNFDYSNIRVNQGGKFKDQITVFANIKNTGKVSGKEAVQVYVSAPDGKLEKPEIELKAFGKTKELKPNQTELLKFNLNAKDLASFDEEKNQWIVEKGVYTVKVGASSENIKGTATFKVDKDIIVEEVSNSLVPEVEIDRLSKK
- a CDS encoding glycoside hydrolase family 3 C-terminal domain-containing protein, with translation MLKKTRLSRIGRKSLSVLLITSLTASMVGFKAPEKQAEEKIVFKHQVGGVFDGMPLFDGVPDHLEEYVDAYFEYTGLEGPAVYATGSRNHYTLQGGANKGKVIPGALSAADNVQGVSTDFPALVGMGQTWNKELLTDIGKVVGSEKISTLKVKQGESNIHGGTDPSATVAFTVVSDMRIHPLSGRFDEGFSEDVHMASTMIDNMAAGLSGTDQEKSEDGFWMRAAVGTKHYSVYNAQWFRQTANNSAGARSIFEYQTKSPLKALSSGSVAGVMTSFGRTNGIPNILSPYQIHANNHSKYGVYSSPDFNGDAHVFGANAQGNGYDTQYATDRTAATILMILADANAGRPGPNPQNALDDVAAVVDAVEKGKYGVTKEDLIDAARPHVNQMVRVGIFNEVDENGIPKNYPFAEEAKDVREELGTYSVPEHQEIALRAAQESIVLLKNDGALPLEKNKKASVSGVYADSRFKTTYSARTTPNIDNSGISPLLAIIKANGSNNVSYDPAVEVVSLKSKLNGQTVTADESAADVTKGSQLVTTTEPLDRNNPAQLFEVYDWGQKGYSLRSVLNGKWLTSPTAANASVENTNATALNLTNNDWDLAQMLGNTSAIPPTIRVEENADQTVSLVASGYRTGFSGDFTNWYYSNGRVITTDSDGKLKTASSTIGNAENVTNRNDDVKFEQTVVKEVGAEAVNRAKTDDYAVVFVGAIPRHSAGEGNDRSDLNMGDADYELVEKVSAAFAAEGKKTVVVVKSSFPVGMEPIQNNPNVSAIVYQPYGGQYDSHALAQVLYGDYAPTGRLSSTWYADMSSFPEISKYSIPEGNTSITMEDIDPRFTLDMTNADPIEQELTYMYTKAPVTYPFGYGLSYSNFTYSGFKAPKKASDQSSFEVSVQVKNEGKVNTSEVVQLYAKNNKSAYGEYAPQKQLVAFEKVSLQAGETKKVTLKVDPKDLAVWDVNAGDFLVEEGNYVLMMGSSSEDVKAESTIAIDGESLAALPTNKPFNVFDHSFASNEVVYHEVSKARTAESLKAEKVVGEYHAVRSKQNGSWVALPKVVLTGSKQVTASVASDVTGGKITLHSGSVTSEPFAEFEVPKTGKNSYTIENAGVPVNELGYTDVTVDLEGKLPKGPNTVYVVFHSPDLRIDRLSFEGGKPNKK
- a CDS encoding helix-turn-helix domain-containing protein, translating into MVKASAFELECKVLTEKELTQRKQSLLRSLRMLERETFFQKIEEFNCSMIEQKLDPEVVKGKMLRLIYLSMEVAKESLWNKGYLPHMEVANLHSTIDLCYWFQQQMEQIFQCVKNNQVEPKHIAIESALRFIQSNYDKELSLQEVSDHSNMSSTYFSVLFKEQMGESYIKYVTKLRIEHAKKLLMNGAKVNEVSEKVGYYNYRHFSELFKRHVGMTPGHYRDRQSHA
- a CDS encoding PTS mannitol transporter subunit IICBA: MTQSNIKVAVQKFGNFLSSMVMPNISAFIAWGLITALFIPTGFFPNENLAKMVTPMVTYLLPILIGYTGGKLVHQERGAVVGAIATMGVIAGADIPMFLGAMIIGPLGGFVIKKFDQLIEGKVKAGFEMLVNNFSAGILGAILAILAFLGVGPAVDVFTGWLVSGVDWLVGTGLLPLTSILIEPAKVLFLNNAINHGVLSPIGVEQVKQTGQSILFLLEANPGPGIGVLLAYMFFGKGTAKKSAPGAGIIHFFGGIHEIYFPYILMRPMLFFAVILGGMSGVFTLVLLGGGLFAPSSPGSILAITAVTPHHASAYMANFAGVIVAAAVSFIVSSFILKTGKQGGDDLEAAAQKMQEMKGKKSSVSNVLTDQGALPDNVTKIIFACDAGMGSSAMGASLLRKKVKEAGMDIGVTNMAISNLPADAQIVITQEELTPRAKNKVPNAYHISVDNFLSSPEYDKLISELQFPASSTLHEVVEDAEENATDHLNEEKSHNDDLLRPENVFINQEFANKEEAIRFAGQALKNAGYVDESYIEAMIERDNMTSTYMGNDVAIPHGTEEAKKAVIRSGFTVLQVPNGVDFDGQKVRLIFGIAGKDGTHLEILSGIAITCSDMENIEKMAQAKTAQEIIDIIGKK
- a CDS encoding FMN-dependent NADH-azoreductase — protein: MNVLVVKANNRPASEAISSKMYETFMAELEGKDVNVTTYDVFEEDTPYFGQELFDAFGKVQNGGELTDIESRLLAAKQKAMDVLSSADVVVFAFPLWNLTIPAKLQTFIDYVYAAGFAFKYDASGNLVSLMPEKKAIFLNARGGVYSAPEAAPMEMAVNYMRNVFGGVFGMQIIDEVVIEGHNAMPDKAQEIIAAGLEEVKASARRVVELAVKA